One genomic segment of Gossypium arboreum isolate Shixiya-1 chromosome 3, ASM2569848v2, whole genome shotgun sequence includes these proteins:
- the LOC108476056 gene encoding 1,4-alpha-glucan-branching enzyme 1, chloroplastic/amyloplastic-like isoform X1 encodes MLGSLSLLAATPFAFRSFSPSPNNNRFLSSAINHQIAKQLATESGRGSQKLLRRHVFPVYRRVSYGSPISAVMTDDSSTVTTSEEDTQNIGILDIDSALRQFKDHFQYRIKKYVDQKNLFENYEGGLEEFAKGYLRFGFNREEDGIVYREWAPPAQEAQVVGDFNGWDGSNHKMEKNEFGVWSIKIPDSEGNPAIPHNSRVKFRFKHGDGVWVDRIPAWIKYATVDPTRFGAPYDGVHWDPPPSERYEFKYPRPPKPKAPRIYEAHVGMSSSEPRINSYREFADDVLPRIQANNYNTVQLMAVMEHSYYASFGYHVTNFFSVSSRSGTPEDLKYLIDKAHSLGLRVLMDVVHSHASNNVTDGLNGFDVGQSSQESYFHTGERGYHKLWDSRLFNYGNWEVLRFLLSNLRWWLEEFKFDGFRFDGVTSMLYHHHGINMPFTGDYNEYFSDATDVDAVVYLMLANSLINSILPDATVIAEDVSGMPGLGRPVSEGGIGVDYRLAMAIPDKWIDYLKNKNDEEWSMTDLSCSLTNRRYTEKCISYAESHDQSIVGDKTIAFFLMDKEMYSGMSCLTDASPTIDRGIALHKMIHFITMALGGEGYLNFMGNEFGHPEWIDFPREGNGWSYEKCRRQWTLVDTDHLRYKFMNAFDRAMNALDDKFSFLSSTKQIVSCTDEENKVIVFERGDLVFVFNFHSENTYDGYKVGCDLPGKYRVALDSDAWEFGGHGRVGHDVDHFTSPEGIPGVPETNFNNRPNSFKVLSPARTCVVYYKVDESVEETNGINVISVSETLEMDASKQKNAEESAILVDHGDKENPQETNDRDTASFDEELQKDGAKQESIEEPAASVLDKKIVGSKLDEPQVEEMEERTPDD; translated from the exons ATGCTGGGTTCGTTGAGTCTTCTCGCAGCAACGCCTTTTGCTTTTCGTTCTTTCTCACCTTCACCTAACAACAATCGCTTTTTG AGTTCAGCAATTAATCATCAAATTGCTAAACAACTAGCCACTGAATCCGGACGTGGATCCCAAAAATTGCTTCGGCGACATGTATTTCCAGTTTATCGAAGG GTCAGTTATGGTTCCCCAATATCAGCTGTTATGACTGATGATAGTTCAACAGTTACAACCTCCGAGGAAGACACGCAAAACATCGGTATCTTGGATATTGATTCTGCCCTCCGACAGTTTAAAGATCACTTTCAATATAGAATTAAGAAATATGTGGATCAGAAAAATCTCTTTGAAAATTATGAGGGAGGCTTGGAGGAATTTGCAAAAG GTTATTTGAGATTTGGATTTAACAGAGAAGAGGATGGAATTGTCTACCGTGAGTGGGCTCCTCCTGCTCA GGAAGCTCAAGTTGTTGGAGACTTTAACGGATGGGATGGTTCCAACCACAAGATGGAAAAAAATGAATTTGGCGTTTGGAGTATTAAAATTCCGGATTCTGAGGGAAATCCTGCTATTCCTCATAATTCAAGAGTCAAGTTCCGATTCAAGCATGGTGATGGAGTTTGGGTAGACAGAATTCCTGCTTGGATTAAGTATGCCACTGTAGACCCTACCAGATTTGGAGCTCCATATGATGGTGTGCATTGGGATCCTCCACCTTCAGAAAG GTATGAATTTAAGTACCCCCGTCCTCCAAAACCTAAAGCCCCAAGAATATATGAAGCGCATGTTGGAATGAGTAGCTCTGAACCACGTATTAATTCATACAGAGAATTTGCTGATGATGTTTTACCCCGTATTCAGGCAAATAACTATAATACCGTACAATTGATGGCTGTAATGGAGCATTCCTACTATGCGTCATTTGGATACCATGTAACGAACTTTTTTTCTGTAAGCAGTAGATCTGGAACTCCTGAGGACCTCAAATATTTAATTGATAAAGCTCACAGCTTAGGTCTACGGGTCTTAATGGATGTTGTTCACAGTCATGCAAGTAACAACGTGACTGATGGACTTAATGGCTTTGATGTTGGCCAAAGTTCCCAGGAATCGTATTTTCACACTGGAGAAAGAGGTTACCACAAGTTATGGGATAGTCGACTGTTCAATTATGGTAATTGGGAAGTCCTTCGCTTCCTTCTTTCAAACTTGAGGTGGTGGCTTGAGGAGTTCAAATTTGATGGGTTTAGGTTTGATGGAGTGACTTCCATGTTGTATCATCACCATGGTATCAACATGCCATTCACAGGGGATTACAACGAGTATTTCAGTGATGCAACTGATGTTGATGCTGTTGTTTATTTAATGCTGGCCAATTCTCTGATAAATAGCATCTTGCCAGATGCGACTGTAATTGCTGAAGATGTTTCTGGTATGCCTGGACTTGGTAGGCCAGTCTCTGAAGGGGGAATTGGGGTTGACTACCGCCTGGCTATGGCCATCCCTGACAAGTGGATTGATTACTTGAAGAATAAGAATGATGAAGAGTGGTCAATGACAGACTTATCCTGTAGCTTGACAAATAGGAGATACACTGAGAAGTGTATATCCTATGCTGAGAGTCATGATCAG TCTATCGTAGGTGACAAGACAATAGCATTTTTCCTAATGGATAAAGAAATGTACTCTGGCATGTCATGTTTAACAGATGCTTCTCCTACCATTGACCGAGGGATTGCACTTCACAAG atgatacattttattactatggCATTAGGAGGAGAGGGCTACCTTAATTTTATGGGAAATGAG TTTGGACATCCTGAATGGATTGACTTTCCAAGAGAAGGCAATGGGTGGAGTTATGAAAAGTGCAGAAGGCAGTGGACCCTGGTGGATACCGATCACTTAAGATACAAG TTCATGAATGCATTTGATAGAGCTATGAATGCACTTGATGATAAATTTTCATTCCTTTCATCGACAAAACAGATAGTGAGCTGCACTGATGAAGAAAACAAG GTTATCGTCTTTGAGAGGGGAGATCTTGTTTTCGTGTTCAACTTTCATTCAGAAAATACTTATGATGG GTACAAAGTGGGGTGTGACTTGCCAGGGAAGTATAGAGTTGCCCTGGATAGTGATGCTTGGGAATTTGGTGGGCATGGAAGA GTGGGTCATGATGTGGACCATTTTACATCCCCAGAAGGGATTCCAGGTGTACCTGAAACTAATTTCAACAACCGCCCTAATTCTTTCAAAGTACTCTCACCAGCTCGCACATGTGTG GTTTATTATAAAGTGGATGAAAGTGTAGAAGAAACCAATGGTATCAATGTAATTAGTGTCAGTGAGACATTAGAAATGGATGCATCAAAGCAGAAGAATGCTGAGGAATCGGCTATCTTG GTTGATCATGGAGATAAAGAAAATCCACAAGAAACTAATGATCGTGACACAGCCAGTTTCGATGAGGAATTGCAAAAAGATGGAGCAAAGCAGGAAAGTATTGAAGAACCAGCAGCTTCTGTGCTAGACAAAAAGATTGTAGGAAGTAAGTTAGATGAGCCGCAAGTGGAAGAGATGGAGGAGAGAACACCGGACGACTAA
- the LOC108476056 gene encoding 1,4-alpha-glucan-branching enzyme 1, chloroplastic/amyloplastic-like isoform X2, producing the protein MLGSLSLLAATPFAFRSFSPSPNNNRFLSSAINHQIAKQLATESGRGSQKLLRRHVFPVYRRVSYGSPISAVMTDDSSTVTTSEEDTQNIGILDIDSALRQFKDHFQYRIKKYVDQKNLFENYEGGLEEFAKGYLRFGFNREEDGIVYREWAPPAQEAQVVGDFNGWDGSNHKMEKNEFGVWSIKIPDSEGNPAIPHNSRVKFRFKHGDGVWVDRIPAWIKYATVDPTRFGAPYDGVHWDPPPSERYEFKYPRPPKPKAPRIYEAHVGMSSSEPRINSYREFADDVLPRIQANNYNTVQLMAVMEHSYYASFGYHVTNFFSVSSRSGTPEDLKYLIDKAHSLGLRVLMDVVHSHASNNVTDGLNGFDVGQSSQESYFHTGERGYHKLWDSRLFNYGNWEVLRFLLSNLRWWLEEFKFDGFRFDGVTSMLYHHHGINMPFTGDYNEYFSDATDVDAVVYLMLANSLINSILPDATVIAEDVSGMPGLGRPVSEGGIGVDYRLAMAIPDKWIDYLKNKNDEEWSMTDLSCSLTNRRYTEKCISYAESHDQSIVGDKTIAFFLMDKEMYSGMSCLTDASPTIDRGIALHKMIHFITMALGGEGYLNFMGNEFGHPEWIDFPREGNGWSYEKCRRQWTLVDTDHLRYKFMNAFDRAMNALDDKFSFLSSTKQIVSCTDEENKVIVFERGDLVFVFNFHSENTYDGYKVGCDLPGKYRVALDSDAWEFGGHGRVGHDVDHFTSPEGIPGVPETNFNNRPNSFKVLSPARTCVVYYKVDESVEETNGINVISVSETLEMDASKQKNAEESAILILPRLIMEIKKIHKKLMIVTQPVSMRNCKKMEQSRKVLKNQQLLC; encoded by the exons ATGCTGGGTTCGTTGAGTCTTCTCGCAGCAACGCCTTTTGCTTTTCGTTCTTTCTCACCTTCACCTAACAACAATCGCTTTTTG AGTTCAGCAATTAATCATCAAATTGCTAAACAACTAGCCACTGAATCCGGACGTGGATCCCAAAAATTGCTTCGGCGACATGTATTTCCAGTTTATCGAAGG GTCAGTTATGGTTCCCCAATATCAGCTGTTATGACTGATGATAGTTCAACAGTTACAACCTCCGAGGAAGACACGCAAAACATCGGTATCTTGGATATTGATTCTGCCCTCCGACAGTTTAAAGATCACTTTCAATATAGAATTAAGAAATATGTGGATCAGAAAAATCTCTTTGAAAATTATGAGGGAGGCTTGGAGGAATTTGCAAAAG GTTATTTGAGATTTGGATTTAACAGAGAAGAGGATGGAATTGTCTACCGTGAGTGGGCTCCTCCTGCTCA GGAAGCTCAAGTTGTTGGAGACTTTAACGGATGGGATGGTTCCAACCACAAGATGGAAAAAAATGAATTTGGCGTTTGGAGTATTAAAATTCCGGATTCTGAGGGAAATCCTGCTATTCCTCATAATTCAAGAGTCAAGTTCCGATTCAAGCATGGTGATGGAGTTTGGGTAGACAGAATTCCTGCTTGGATTAAGTATGCCACTGTAGACCCTACCAGATTTGGAGCTCCATATGATGGTGTGCATTGGGATCCTCCACCTTCAGAAAG GTATGAATTTAAGTACCCCCGTCCTCCAAAACCTAAAGCCCCAAGAATATATGAAGCGCATGTTGGAATGAGTAGCTCTGAACCACGTATTAATTCATACAGAGAATTTGCTGATGATGTTTTACCCCGTATTCAGGCAAATAACTATAATACCGTACAATTGATGGCTGTAATGGAGCATTCCTACTATGCGTCATTTGGATACCATGTAACGAACTTTTTTTCTGTAAGCAGTAGATCTGGAACTCCTGAGGACCTCAAATATTTAATTGATAAAGCTCACAGCTTAGGTCTACGGGTCTTAATGGATGTTGTTCACAGTCATGCAAGTAACAACGTGACTGATGGACTTAATGGCTTTGATGTTGGCCAAAGTTCCCAGGAATCGTATTTTCACACTGGAGAAAGAGGTTACCACAAGTTATGGGATAGTCGACTGTTCAATTATGGTAATTGGGAAGTCCTTCGCTTCCTTCTTTCAAACTTGAGGTGGTGGCTTGAGGAGTTCAAATTTGATGGGTTTAGGTTTGATGGAGTGACTTCCATGTTGTATCATCACCATGGTATCAACATGCCATTCACAGGGGATTACAACGAGTATTTCAGTGATGCAACTGATGTTGATGCTGTTGTTTATTTAATGCTGGCCAATTCTCTGATAAATAGCATCTTGCCAGATGCGACTGTAATTGCTGAAGATGTTTCTGGTATGCCTGGACTTGGTAGGCCAGTCTCTGAAGGGGGAATTGGGGTTGACTACCGCCTGGCTATGGCCATCCCTGACAAGTGGATTGATTACTTGAAGAATAAGAATGATGAAGAGTGGTCAATGACAGACTTATCCTGTAGCTTGACAAATAGGAGATACACTGAGAAGTGTATATCCTATGCTGAGAGTCATGATCAG TCTATCGTAGGTGACAAGACAATAGCATTTTTCCTAATGGATAAAGAAATGTACTCTGGCATGTCATGTTTAACAGATGCTTCTCCTACCATTGACCGAGGGATTGCACTTCACAAG atgatacattttattactatggCATTAGGAGGAGAGGGCTACCTTAATTTTATGGGAAATGAG TTTGGACATCCTGAATGGATTGACTTTCCAAGAGAAGGCAATGGGTGGAGTTATGAAAAGTGCAGAAGGCAGTGGACCCTGGTGGATACCGATCACTTAAGATACAAG TTCATGAATGCATTTGATAGAGCTATGAATGCACTTGATGATAAATTTTCATTCCTTTCATCGACAAAACAGATAGTGAGCTGCACTGATGAAGAAAACAAG GTTATCGTCTTTGAGAGGGGAGATCTTGTTTTCGTGTTCAACTTTCATTCAGAAAATACTTATGATGG GTACAAAGTGGGGTGTGACTTGCCAGGGAAGTATAGAGTTGCCCTGGATAGTGATGCTTGGGAATTTGGTGGGCATGGAAGA GTGGGTCATGATGTGGACCATTTTACATCCCCAGAAGGGATTCCAGGTGTACCTGAAACTAATTTCAACAACCGCCCTAATTCTTTCAAAGTACTCTCACCAGCTCGCACATGTGTG GTTTATTATAAAGTGGATGAAAGTGTAGAAGAAACCAATGGTATCAATGTAATTAGTGTCAGTGAGACATTAGAAATGGATGCATCAAAGCAGAAGAATGCTGAGGAATCGGCTATCTTG ATTCTCCCCAGGTTGATCATGGAGATAAAGAAAATCCACAAGAAACTAATGATCGTGACACAGCCAGTTTCGATGAGGAATTGCAAAAAGATGGAGCAAAGCAGGAAAGTATTGAAGAACCAGCAGCTTCTGTGCTAG
- the LOC108474789 gene encoding dolichol-phosphate mannosyltransferase subunit 1 isoform X2 produces MEQKNNYSIIVPTYNERLNIALIVYLIFKHLRDVDFEIIVVDDGSPDGTQEVVKQLQKLYGEDRILLRPRPKKLGLGTAYIHGLKHASGNFVVIMDADLSHHPKYLPSFIKKQSETGASIVTGTRYVRGGGVHGWNLMRKLTSRGANVLAQTLLWPGVSDLTGSFRLYKKSVLEDVISSCVSKGYVFQMEMIVRASKKGYHIEEV; encoded by the exons ATGGAGCAGAAGAACAACTACAGCATTATAGTACCTACTTACAACGAGCGCCTCAACATTGCTCTCATCGTCTATCTCATCTTCAAACATCTCCG GGATGTTGATTTTGAAATAATTGTTGTGGATGATGGGAGCCCTGATGGTACTCAGGAAGTTGTGAAACAATTGCAGAAACTGTATGGTGAAGATCGTATT CTATTGAGACCTAGACCTAAGAAGCTTGGATTGG GAACAGCTTACATTCACGGTTTGAAGCATGCTTCTGGAAATTTTGTTGTAATCATGGATGCTGATCTGTCACATCAT CCAAAATATTTGCCAAGCTTCATCAA GAAGCAGTCTGAAACTGGTGCCAGCATAGTTACTGGAACACGATATGTCAGAGGTGGTGGCGTGCATGGATGGAATCTGATGCGCAAGCTAACAAGTAGGGGAGCCAATGTTCTTGCACAAACTCTTTTGTGGCCTGGTGTATCAGACTTAACTGGCTCTTTCAG GCTTTATAAGAAATCAGTGCTTGAAGATGTCATTAGCTCCTGTGTTAGCAAGGGATATGTATTTCAAATGGAGATGATTGTTAGGGCTTCAAAGAAAGGTTATCACATTGAAGAGGTATAA
- the LOC108474789 gene encoding dolichol-phosphate mannosyltransferase subunit 1 isoform X1 translates to MEQKNNYSIIVPTYNERLNIALIVYLIFKHLRDVDFEIIVVDDGSPDGTQEVVKQLQKLYGEDRILLRPRPKKLGLGTAYIHGLKHASGNFVVIMDADLSHHPKYLPSFIKKQSETGASIVTGTRYVRGGGVHGWNLMRKLTSRGANVLAQTLLWPGVSDLTGSFRLYKKSVLEDVISSCVSKGYVFQMEMIVRASKKGYHIEEVPITFVDRVFGSSKLG, encoded by the exons ATGGAGCAGAAGAACAACTACAGCATTATAGTACCTACTTACAACGAGCGCCTCAACATTGCTCTCATCGTCTATCTCATCTTCAAACATCTCCG GGATGTTGATTTTGAAATAATTGTTGTGGATGATGGGAGCCCTGATGGTACTCAGGAAGTTGTGAAACAATTGCAGAAACTGTATGGTGAAGATCGTATT CTATTGAGACCTAGACCTAAGAAGCTTGGATTGG GAACAGCTTACATTCACGGTTTGAAGCATGCTTCTGGAAATTTTGTTGTAATCATGGATGCTGATCTGTCACATCAT CCAAAATATTTGCCAAGCTTCATCAA GAAGCAGTCTGAAACTGGTGCCAGCATAGTTACTGGAACACGATATGTCAGAGGTGGTGGCGTGCATGGATGGAATCTGATGCGCAAGCTAACAAGTAGGGGAGCCAATGTTCTTGCACAAACTCTTTTGTGGCCTGGTGTATCAGACTTAACTGGCTCTTTCAG GCTTTATAAGAAATCAGTGCTTGAAGATGTCATTAGCTCCTGTGTTAGCAAGGGATATGTATTTCAAATGGAGATGATTGTTAGGGCTTCAAAGAAAGGTTATCACATTGAAGAG GTTCCAATAACTTTTGTTGATAGAGTGTTCGGAAGTTCAAAGCTTGGTTGA
- the LOC108475506 gene encoding uncharacterized protein LOC108475506: MSKMKYDSKPTLAAKSPIRLRPRRSLPSNSASLQTPPGSLTRSQKPILTWGIEESEIRPEYRSISCDLRVLARTVRDEFGNGETEAAGLGEKTVLSVTNSCPVFERGRFYEEYSARRNERLKRKKGETQNESKTGHHLGVTVESSKRRGSSKKLESLRKSVEIQTPRYLLRSMNKENKKPPLPVSVTATQKKTRAGKI; encoded by the exons ATGTCGAAGATGAAATATGATAGTAAACCTACACTTGCTGCTAAATCGCCTATCCGCCTACGACCCCGTCGCTCCCTTCCATCAAATTCTGCCTCCCTGCAAACCCCTCCag GTTCTTTAACGAGATCCCAGAAGCCGATTCTTACTTGGGGCATCGAAGAATCCGAGATTCGACCCGAGTATCGCTCTATTTCTTGTGATTTACGAGTTTTGGCTCGGACGGTTAGAGATGAATTTGGAAATGGGGAAACGGAAGCCGCTGGTTTAGGCGAGAAGACTGTTCTCAGCGTCACCAATTCTTGTCCAGTGTTCGAGAGAGGTCGGTTTTACGAGGAGTACTCGGCGAGAAGAAACGAGAGGCTTAAGAGGAAGAAAGGCGAAACCCAGAATGAATCAAAGACTGGGCACCATCTTGGAGTAACGGTTGAATCATCAAAAAGAAGAGGGTCGTCTAAGAAGCTGGAGAGCTTGAGGAAGTCGGTGGAGATTCAGACACCAAGATACCTGCTCCGAAGCATGAACAAAGAGAATAAGAAGCCTCCTCTCCCTGTCTCTGTCACTGCCACTCAAAAGAAAACAAGAGCTGGTAAGATTTGA